Part of the Candidatus Methanogranum gryphiswaldense genome, TTACCAGATGTTGCTTCCATGGACATCGGTCTGTAAGGTGTGATGAGACCGTTGCATCTGTTACCTCTTCCGACAGATCCGTCATCTCCCATCTCCTGGGACATTCCGGTGCATGTAAGGTAATATACGCCTCTCTTGTAATCGTCACCAGTGTTGATGTCCAGTTCTATGCTCACTTTCTCTTTTCCAACAACCTTGAGAGCATTGTCATAGATGGCACTGTGCATCTCTTTGATTATTGATTGGTATGCTGCCGCATCCTCGATGTATTTATCGACCATAGCACATGCGACCGTCAGAGTTATCTTGTTGTTGACCCTGGATGCCATTACTTTAACATCCTGTCCGGATGCTGGAATGGTTTTCTTCATCTTACCGTTGATGAACTCCTCGGTCTTGAGAACAACTGTATCTGTAACTGAGAACGGCGCATATCCTACTCCAAATGATGTGTCGTTTGCAAGGTGACCTGATGCCTTGTATACGCCTGTCAGATCATCGGAACCCATTCCGAGCCTTGCATCAAGGACAACTTCTGAATCAACATCCAGGTTGGGGAAGGTCTTGTCGAGGTATTTCCTTGCCGCTTTCAATGCGACTGGTTTGCATGGAAGGTCGATTACGTCCTTTCCAGTGTCGATCTTTGTTGTAGCGCGTCCTACAAGAAGGATGTACGAAGGGTCGATGATGTGTCCGCCGCCGAACTTGGTCGATGCCTGCCCTGCCGCGATCTGCGTCTCATCGGTATTGTGGTGGAGAACATATCCTACCTCTTTGATGTACATTCTACAAAGGGATTTACTGACTTCCTCTGCTAACGCGTCTGCGACAGAATCGGGATGTCCTATTCCTTTTCTTTCTACTATCTCTATCTGTCTCTGGGGAAGGGGTATCTCATTGACACCGCTCACATAGATATTCTTCTTCTTTTCTGCAGCCATGTTAATTACCTTCTGTACGTCATAATGACGAATAATTTGAAGTAAAGTTTTGTATCTGTTAATAATACATAAATAGAATTGACAATAATAATCATATAGGAATATTTTATACGTCATATATATGAAATTCCCGCCTGCATCCGATATACGGAAAATACGCAAAGGACTAGAAGTCACACAAGTTGAACTTGCACGTGCTTCCGGGATCAGTCAAAGCACCATTGCAAAGATCGAGAGGGGAAAGATCGCTGCAAGTTACGAGACGGTTGTACAATTATTCGAAACCCTAGAACGTATAAACGAAGAGAACAAGAAA contains:
- a CDS encoding methionine adenosyltransferase; the protein is MAAEKKKNIYVSGVNEIPLPQRQIEIVERKGIGHPDSVADALAEEVSKSLCRMYIKEVGYVLHHNTDETQIAAGQASTKFGGGHIIDPSYILLVGRATTKIDTGKDVIDLPCKPVALKAARKYLDKTFPNLDVDSEVVLDARLGMGSDDLTGVYKASGHLANDTSFGVGYAPFSVTDTVVLKTEEFINGKMKKTIPASGQDVKVMASRVNNKITLTVACAMVDKYIEDAAAYQSIIKEMHSAIYDNALKVVGKEKVSIELDINTGDDYKRGVYYLTCTGMSQEMGDDGSVGRGNRCNGLITPYRPMSMEATSGKNPITHIGKIYNIMSKLMADDIAKKVTDEAEIRVRILSQIGKPVSHPLNCSIDIVSVGADSNPKLGKWKSEAEAIANDWLDNVDKVTELIVNGKVRTF